A DNA window from Pseudomonas sp. GD03919 contains the following coding sequences:
- a CDS encoding N-acetylmuramoyl-L-alanine amidase, giving the protein MGLVMRIGALVTAVGVLLAALAAEALAASDIRSVRLWRAPDNTRLVFDLSGPVQHSVFTLAAPDRIVIDVSGAKLATSLEQLSLANTPITGVRSAQRSADDLRVVIDLSAPVSPKSFTLAPNQQYGHRLVVDLFDQGSAPPATQAPSIAASAPPAPVTPTQPPPKLTPVPNGKRDIVVAIDAGHGGEDPGALSPVKGQYEKNVTLAISRELQRQINAEKGFRGELVRTGDYFIPLRKRTEIARKKGADLFVSIHADAAPRASAFGASVYALSERGATSETARWLADAENQSDLIGGAGNVSLDDKDKMLAGVLLDLSMTASLSSSLNVGQKVLSNMSSITPLHKRRVEQAGFMVLKSPDIPSILVETGFISNPNEAKKLHTASHQQALARSITTGIKQFFHENPPPGTYVAWLRDEGKIVAGPREHVVARGESLALIAQRYQISLAALRSANKLNGDVIKVGQTLQIPATALAAQ; this is encoded by the coding sequence ATGGGGTTGGTTATGCGCATAGGCGCGCTGGTTACCGCTGTGGGGGTGTTGTTGGCGGCCCTGGCTGCCGAGGCCCTGGCTGCCTCCGATATACGGAGCGTGCGTCTGTGGCGTGCCCCGGACAATACCCGTCTGGTCTTCGATCTGTCTGGCCCGGTACAGCACAGCGTGTTCACCCTTGCCGCACCTGATCGCATCGTTATCGACGTCAGTGGCGCCAAGTTGGCTACCAGTCTCGAGCAACTTTCGCTGGCCAACACCCCGATTACCGGTGTGCGCTCGGCCCAGCGCAGCGCTGATGACCTGCGCGTGGTCATCGATTTGTCGGCGCCGGTGTCGCCAAAGAGCTTTACCCTCGCGCCCAATCAGCAATATGGCCATCGCCTGGTGGTCGATTTGTTCGATCAGGGCAGTGCGCCACCCGCCACGCAGGCGCCCAGCATTGCCGCCAGCGCACCTCCTGCGCCGGTAACGCCAACCCAGCCACCACCGAAGTTGACGCCTGTGCCCAATGGCAAGCGCGATATCGTCGTCGCCATCGATGCCGGCCATGGTGGTGAGGACCCGGGTGCGTTGTCGCCGGTCAAAGGGCAGTACGAGAAGAACGTGACCTTGGCCATTTCCAGGGAATTGCAGCGACAGATCAATGCCGAGAAAGGCTTTCGCGGCGAGTTGGTACGCACGGGGGATTACTTCATTCCACTGCGCAAGCGCACCGAGATTGCGCGCAAGAAGGGCGCGGATCTGTTCGTGTCCATTCATGCCGATGCAGCGCCGCGCGCTTCGGCCTTTGGTGCGTCGGTCTATGCCTTGTCCGAGCGCGGAGCAACCTCCGAGACCGCTCGCTGGCTGGCCGATGCCGAGAACCAGTCTGACCTGATCGGCGGTGCCGGCAACGTCAGTCTCGACGACAAGGACAAGATGCTCGCCGGCGTGCTGCTGGACCTGTCGATGACTGCGTCGCTGTCTTCCAGCCTGAATGTCGGGCAGAAGGTGTTGTCGAACATGAGCAGCATCACCCCGCTGCACAAGCGGCGCGTCGAGCAAGCAGGGTTCATGGTGCTGAAGTCGCCGGATATTCCTTCGATCCTGGTGGAAACCGGGTTCATCTCCAATCCCAATGAGGCGAAGAAGCTGCACACTGCCAGCCATCAGCAGGCACTGGCGCGCTCCATTACCACCGGGATCAAGCAGTTCTTCCACGAGAATCCGCCGCCCGGCACCTACGTTGCCTGGCTGCGTGACGAAGGCAAGATCGTCGCCGGCCCGCGCGAGCATGTGGTGGCGCGCGGCGAAAGCCTGGCGCTGATCGCTCAGCGTTATCAGATCAGCCTGGCCGCCTTGCGCAGTGCCAATAAGCTCAATGGTGACGTGATCAAGGTCGGCCAGACATTGCAGATACCCGCCACAGCGCTGGCAGCCCAGTAG